One region of Endozoicomonas sp. Mp262 genomic DNA includes:
- a CDS encoding carbamate kinase (reversible synthesis of carbamate and ATP from carbamoyl phosphate and ADP), with protein MRVVISLGDSAFLQKSQPLKVHLLQKSIQLAASAVAKIAGIHQSIILHNNGPQIGMLTLMHSSSEELSLSSADVIGAQSRGVIGLWLEQELRNSLPDNTVCSLINLTAIDANDPALMEPTLYCGPVYTRVQAQLVQEQNPGWKLVKDGQYYRRLIATPEPKEIMELPVLKQLIASDRTTVICGSGGGLPVCRSDSGQIHGIEAAINQDQSAALIAEGIEADALLLLSATEALAEPVETAQPRLIKAVTPEKLVAAGFTHPGIKARIRAARYFISSTADTGRLCAMGSLFNAMDVLSGTSGTRVANDVQDSITYY; from the coding sequence ATGCGGGTTGTTATTTCGCTTGGAGACAGTGCTTTTTTGCAAAAGAGCCAGCCCCTTAAGGTTCATCTATTGCAAAAAAGCATTCAACTGGCGGCCAGTGCCGTTGCCAAAATAGCGGGTATTCATCAGTCTATTATTTTACATAATAACGGTCCGCAGATAGGCATGCTTACTTTAATGCACAGTTCGAGCGAAGAGCTTAGCTTGAGTTCTGCGGATGTTATCGGTGCCCAAAGCCGGGGGGTAATCGGTTTATGGCTTGAACAGGAATTACGGAACAGTTTGCCTGACAACACTGTTTGCAGCCTGATCAACCTTACGGCCATTGACGCCAATGACCCGGCATTAATGGAACCTACGCTGTACTGTGGCCCTGTGTATACACGAGTACAGGCACAACTTGTGCAAGAGCAGAATCCTGGTTGGAAATTGGTGAAAGATGGCCAATACTACCGTCGGCTCATAGCAACTCCAGAGCCGAAAGAGATCATGGAGCTGCCAGTTTTAAAGCAGTTGATAGCCTCTGACCGTACAACCGTCATATGCGGTAGCGGTGGAGGTTTACCTGTGTGCAGGAGCGATAGCGGCCAGATTCATGGCATTGAGGCTGCTATCAACCAGGATCAATCAGCTGCACTGATAGCAGAAGGTATAGAGGCAGATGCATTATTGCTGCTATCAGCCACTGAAGCGCTAGCTGAACCCGTTGAAACCGCACAGCCCAGATTAATTAAGGCTGTAACACCGGAAAAACTGGTGGCTGCCGGGTTTACTCACCCTGGCATTAAAGCCAGGATTCGTGCTGCCCGGTATTTTATAAGCAGCACTGCCGACACCGGTCGCCTATGCGCTATGGGCAGCCTGTTTAATGCCATGGATGTTTTATCAGGAACCTCTGGCACCCGTGTGGCCAACGATGTTCAGGATAGCATCACTTACTACTAG
- a CDS encoding V-type ATP synthase subunit B: MPQSLLRYTNILSIVGDLIRVHVPDLTQGNARANYGDLALIEQNGQAYSMAQIIKIDREEVSLQVFAGTKGLSTGASVCFMGEPMKATYSPNILGRIFNGAGEPIDGGPALEQDPKVEIDGPSVNPVRRVLASRMVRTNVPMIDVFNTLVESQKIPIFSVAGEPYNRFLAQIAIEAEADIVVFGGMGLIFDDYHFFKTEFEKAGVSSRTVMFTNQASDPTVERLLTPDMALAVAEHFAVEESKKVLVLLTDMTSYADAMKEIGVAMDKIPANRGYMGDLYSQLARRYEKACDYKGAGSVTILAVTTMPGNDVTHPVPDNTGYITEGQFYLHDGLLDPFGSLSRLKQMVQGKETRDDHSTIMNTMIRFYSDAVNAQQKQAMAFELSNYDLKTIKFGDLFKKRFMALDVVLPLEEALDLGWQTMAECFEPEETLIKQSLLEKYWPNKAQVGVQEAAETAEA; encoded by the coding sequence ATGCCCCAGAGTCTATTGCGATACACCAACATTCTCAGCATTGTTGGTGACCTCATTCGCGTTCATGTACCCGACCTGACCCAGGGCAACGCCCGGGCCAACTACGGCGACCTGGCCCTGATCGAGCAGAATGGGCAGGCCTACTCCATGGCTCAGATCATCAAGATCGACCGTGAAGAAGTGTCCCTGCAGGTATTCGCAGGCACCAAAGGCCTTTCCACCGGTGCGTCTGTGTGCTTTATGGGTGAACCCATGAAAGCCACCTATTCACCGAATATTCTGGGTCGAATCTTCAACGGTGCCGGTGAGCCTATTGATGGCGGCCCAGCCCTTGAACAGGATCCCAAGGTGGAAATTGATGGGCCTTCCGTCAACCCTGTTCGCCGGGTTCTAGCTTCCCGTATGGTAAGAACCAACGTTCCTATGATCGATGTGTTCAACACCCTGGTTGAATCCCAGAAGATTCCTATTTTCTCTGTGGCCGGTGAGCCCTACAACCGGTTCCTGGCACAGATTGCCATCGAAGCAGAAGCTGACATTGTAGTGTTCGGCGGCATGGGCCTGATCTTCGACGATTACCACTTCTTCAAAACCGAATTTGAAAAAGCCGGTGTATCTTCCCGTACCGTTATGTTCACCAACCAGGCCTCCGACCCTACGGTTGAACGTCTGCTGACGCCTGACATGGCGCTGGCTGTTGCTGAACACTTTGCGGTGGAAGAAAGCAAGAAAGTACTGGTTCTGCTCACCGACATGACGTCCTATGCCGACGCCATGAAGGAAATCGGTGTAGCCATGGACAAGATTCCTGCCAACCGGGGTTATATGGGTGACCTGTACTCCCAGCTGGCCCGTCGTTATGAAAAAGCCTGCGACTACAAGGGTGCTGGCTCCGTGACCATTCTGGCCGTGACCACCATGCCGGGTAATGACGTGACCCACCCGGTACCTGACAACACCGGCTATATTACTGAAGGCCAGTTCTACCTTCACGATGGCCTGCTGGATCCATTCGGTTCCCTTTCCCGTCTGAAGCAAATGGTTCAGGGCAAGGAAACCCGGGATGACCACAGCACCATCATGAACACCATGATCCGCTTCTACTCTGACGCCGTAAACGCCCAGCAAAAGCAGGCAATGGCCTTCGAACTGTCCAACTACGACTTGAAAACCATCAAGTTTGGTGACCTGTTCAAGAAGCGCTTTATGGCTCTTGACGTGGTACTCCCTCTGGAAGAAGCGCTGGATCTGGGCTGGCAAACCATGGCGGAATGCTTTGAGCCTGAAGAAACCCTGATCAAGCAAAGCCTGCTGGAGAAGTACTGGCCCAACAAGGCACAGGTCGGCGTTCAGGAAGCCGCTGAAACAGCTGAGGCATAA
- a CDS encoding V-type ATP synthase subunit D, with protein sequence MAKVALNKSSLNKEKRSLKTFNRYLPALELKRQQLMAERKKAEEALAETREHLTNVERLVREQLPMLARDDVSIENLVRVTDVRLTSENIVGTNVPLVEHIEISLTPYSDLAKPHWVDYLVELLQQMVRLRVELQVRELRHRELDKATRTTSQRVNLFSKVLIPQTKKNIQKIQIYMSDQDRAGVMNAKLSKGKVLAQEARGGQ encoded by the coding sequence ATGGCCAAGGTAGCCCTCAATAAAAGTTCGCTTAACAAAGAGAAGCGCAGCCTTAAGACGTTTAACCGCTATCTGCCGGCACTGGAGCTGAAACGCCAGCAGCTGATGGCTGAACGAAAGAAGGCAGAAGAGGCACTTGCCGAGACCCGTGAGCACCTGACAAACGTCGAACGTCTGGTACGGGAACAGCTACCCATGCTGGCCCGTGATGATGTTTCCATAGAAAATCTGGTGCGCGTAACGGATGTCAGACTGACCAGCGAAAACATCGTTGGAACCAATGTGCCCCTGGTGGAGCATATTGAGATCAGCCTCACGCCTTACAGCGATCTGGCCAAGCCTCACTGGGTGGATTATCTGGTGGAACTTCTGCAACAGATGGTACGACTGCGAGTCGAGTTACAAGTGCGCGAACTTCGCCACAGGGAACTCGATAAGGCAACCCGTACCACCTCACAGCGAGTTAACCTATTCTCCAAGGTTCTGATTCCTCAGACCAAGAAGAACATCCAGAAAATCCAGATCTATATGTCAGACCAGGACCGTGCGGGCGTGATGAACGCCAAGCTGTCGAAAGGCAAGGTTCTGGCTCAGGAAGCCAGGGGTGGACAGTAA
- a CDS encoding V-type ATP synthase subunit I — protein sequence MAIKRLKKITLYGPGEDKNQVLKGLQALGCMHLIPLTEQTPESSLRLQPAEVSEALTWLERCPRQRKQVRRKETASIDGIVKDVLANKTAIRDLSDMRDRLEERIREVRPWGHFTFPDLADLNGQRLWFYVIPHGEMAALDDIELPWEIIHKDHKDSYVIVIASEEPAEDLLPVPRSRVGKYPLSKLETMLEESEYRLEDLNAEREALTRWSYLLNQALAARQDSAALEQASNSTQDEDQFFLVQGWVPATEQPAVEAFTASNGIAAVIEEPSEEDNPPTILDNPESTGGGAEAMAFFQMPNYRAWDPGNVVFYSFSLFFAMIMSDAMYCALFGLILLAMRKKLTATDSGKRLMNMGLFMSGLGIVWGVLIGSYFGVAPDPDGVLGTAAVLDLNDYGAMMKLSVFIGVAHLVIANLATAWVNRSRLYALAPLGWSILMAGGLGLWLGTTGTLAEVWKTTLGPGLMIGGGLLIFLFTSTRPLQKGSDLLLRMLDGLKAVYNLTSAFGDVLSYMRLFALGLSGASLAMTFNGLAMDVLHAMPVLGVLFCGLILLLGHVLNFALCLMSGVVHGMRLNVIEFFNWGLSEEGYPFKAFSKKED from the coding sequence ATGGCTATAAAACGACTTAAAAAGATCACCCTGTACGGACCTGGCGAAGATAAAAACCAGGTTCTGAAGGGATTGCAGGCACTGGGCTGCATGCACCTGATCCCGCTCACTGAACAGACGCCGGAGTCCTCCCTGCGCCTGCAGCCAGCGGAAGTCAGCGAAGCCCTGACCTGGCTGGAACGCTGCCCGAGACAACGAAAGCAGGTTCGCAGAAAAGAAACCGCCAGTATTGATGGTATCGTCAAGGACGTGCTCGCCAACAAAACAGCCATCCGCGACTTATCAGATATGCGCGACAGGCTGGAAGAGCGCATCCGGGAAGTGAGACCCTGGGGTCATTTCACCTTCCCGGATCTGGCCGACCTGAACGGTCAGCGGCTCTGGTTCTATGTGATCCCCCACGGAGAAATGGCGGCTCTTGACGACATTGAACTCCCCTGGGAGATCATTCACAAAGATCATAAAGACAGTTATGTCATTGTGATTGCCAGTGAAGAACCTGCTGAAGACCTGCTGCCGGTTCCACGCTCAAGGGTGGGTAAATACCCCCTGTCCAAGCTGGAAACCATGCTGGAAGAGTCAGAGTATCGTCTTGAGGATTTAAACGCCGAAAGAGAAGCCCTGACCCGCTGGAGCTATCTGCTGAACCAGGCGCTGGCTGCCCGTCAGGACAGTGCTGCCCTGGAGCAGGCCAGCAACAGCACCCAGGATGAAGATCAGTTCTTCCTGGTACAGGGCTGGGTACCCGCCACGGAGCAACCTGCCGTGGAAGCCTTTACGGCCAGCAACGGCATTGCAGCTGTGATTGAAGAGCCCTCTGAAGAGGATAACCCACCCACCATTCTGGATAACCCGGAAAGTACCGGTGGTGGTGCCGAAGCCATGGCCTTCTTCCAAATGCCAAACTACCGTGCCTGGGACCCCGGTAATGTGGTGTTCTACTCATTCTCATTGTTCTTCGCAATGATCATGAGTGATGCCATGTATTGTGCCCTGTTCGGACTGATTCTGCTGGCCATGCGGAAAAAGCTGACCGCCACGGACTCCGGCAAACGCCTGATGAACATGGGGCTGTTTATGTCCGGTCTCGGTATTGTCTGGGGTGTTCTGATTGGCAGTTACTTTGGGGTAGCCCCTGATCCCGACGGTGTTCTTGGCACGGCTGCCGTTCTTGACCTGAACGACTATGGCGCAATGATGAAGCTTTCTGTCTTTATCGGTGTTGCCCATCTGGTAATTGCCAACCTGGCAACGGCCTGGGTCAACAGGTCGAGACTCTACGCCCTGGCACCTTTGGGTTGGTCCATTCTTATGGCTGGCGGCCTGGGTCTCTGGCTGGGAACCACAGGTACACTGGCTGAAGTATGGAAAACCACCCTGGGCCCCGGTCTGATGATCGGTGGTGGCCTGCTGATTTTCCTGTTCACCAGTACCCGTCCGCTTCAAAAGGGGTCTGACCTGCTGTTGCGTATGCTGGATGGCTTAAAGGCCGTCTACAACCTCACCAGCGCCTTTGGTGATGTGTTGAGCTACATGCGTCTGTTCGCACTGGGACTGTCTGGCGCCTCCCTGGCCATGACCTTTAACGGACTGGCCATGGATGTTCTGCATGCCATGCCAGTGCTGGGTGTACTGTTCTGCGGTTTGATACTGCTGCTGGGCCATGTCCTTAACTTCGCCCTGTGCCTGATGAGCGGCGTGGTTCACGGCATGCGTCTAAACGTAATTGAATTTTTTAACTGGGGCCTTTCCGAAGAAGGCTATCCCTTCAAAGCTTTTAGTAAAAAAGAGGACTGA
- a CDS encoding ATP synthase subunit C, which produces MEDLIIALGWLGVFAPVALGAMGSSIGCSVAGQAACGAMLDVESGYGKFVGLSAMPSSQVIYGIVIMFTLSGIGVSLSSAPGLFGIGLLTGFALMYSAIYQGQAVAAAINASKNKPEVFGLSIAPAAIVEGFAVFAFVFALVMGQGIVA; this is translated from the coding sequence ATGGAAGATCTGATTATTGCCCTGGGCTGGCTCGGCGTTTTTGCACCTGTTGCCCTGGGAGCCATGGGTAGCTCTATCGGCTGTTCTGTGGCGGGCCAGGCCGCCTGTGGTGCAATGCTTGACGTCGAAAGCGGCTACGGCAAATTTGTAGGTCTCTCTGCAATGCCATCCTCCCAGGTTATCTACGGCATCGTCATCATGTTCACCCTGAGCGGTATCGGTGTAAGCCTGTCCAGCGCCCCTGGCCTGTTCGGCATTGGTCTGCTCACCGGCTTTGCCCTGATGTACTCCGCTATCTACCAGGGCCAGGCTGTTGCTGCCGCCATCAACGCCTCCAAGAACAAGCCGGAAGTATTCGGTCTGTCCATCGCACCTGCTGCGATCGTTGAGGGCTTTGCGGTATTTGCCTTCGTATTCGCTCTGGTAATGGGCCAGGGTATCGTCGCTTAA
- a CDS encoding ATPase: MTVAITPEGKTVSVGVQELIEKLRNQGVQNGRTEADKIISEAKAKASLLIREAEQKADTIVGKAREEADFITKAGTEALQLAERNAILELKDFLLEKFSEQIRAVVSSSMDNELLLEKMIVEVAGENSLRGEKNVEVVLPRKVIGVDELRENPELLKEGGMLDFSMDQASTMLQKGVTFAVGAENQTGISFRLKDKDIEVELSEEAVSAVLLRHLQPRFRALLEGIIK, encoded by the coding sequence ATGACTGTTGCAATCACACCCGAAGGAAAAACGGTTTCCGTCGGAGTCCAGGAGCTTATTGAAAAGCTTCGCAACCAGGGCGTACAGAACGGCCGTACTGAAGCTGATAAAATCATCAGCGAAGCAAAGGCAAAGGCCTCTCTGTTGATCAGGGAAGCTGAACAAAAAGCAGACACCATCGTTGGCAAAGCCCGGGAAGAAGCGGACTTTATCACCAAGGCTGGCACAGAAGCCCTGCAACTGGCTGAACGCAATGCCATCCTGGAACTGAAAGATTTTCTGCTGGAGAAATTCTCCGAACAGATTCGCGCCGTGGTCAGCAGCTCCATGGACAACGAACTACTGCTTGAAAAAATGATCGTTGAAGTCGCTGGCGAGAACTCCCTGCGCGGTGAAAAGAACGTTGAAGTGGTTCTGCCTCGCAAGGTCATTGGCGTTGATGAACTCCGTGAAAATCCGGAACTGCTGAAAGAAGGTGGCATGCTGGACTTCTCCATGGATCAGGCCAGCACCATGTTGCAGAAAGGTGTCACCTTTGCTGTTGGCGCTGAAAACCAGACTGGCATCAGCTTCCGCCTGAAAGACAAGGACATTGAAGTGGAACTGTCCGAAGAGGCGGTTTCTGCGGTTCTGCTGCGCCACCTCCAGCCACGCTTCCGCGCTCTTCTGGAAGGCATAATCAAGTAA
- a CDS encoding DUF2764 domain-containing protein, whose amino-acid sequence MAENAYYTLLTSLPHIDSLFDSKITPISRIQLDRRLSMLSRDDREMLIQVEQLMHWSHLDDDVNEAALIKLAARLISDLPSESLRDLVNWRLDMRTVIAALRRKMRGDQAPTTARWSYGTRYAYIRRNWSSPTLGLQNAFPWILNAVECLDKKDYAALEKILLEAVWRKLDEVSSRHSFDFEAVVIYLLRWNLVARWTAYNGEQAITRFKELTELALGDFAAQLPGSPA is encoded by the coding sequence ATGGCTGAAAATGCCTACTATACCTTGCTGACATCGCTCCCCCATATTGATTCGCTGTTTGACAGCAAGATAACCCCGATCTCCCGCATACAGCTGGATCGTCGTTTATCCATGCTGTCCCGGGATGACCGCGAAATGCTGATCCAGGTAGAACAGCTCATGCACTGGAGCCACCTGGACGACGATGTCAATGAAGCCGCTTTAATCAAGCTGGCTGCACGCCTGATATCCGACCTGCCCAGTGAATCCCTGCGCGATCTGGTTAATTGGCGTCTGGATATGCGCACGGTTATTGCTGCCCTCAGACGCAAAATGCGTGGAGACCAGGCACCCACCACCGCTCGCTGGAGTTATGGCACCCGATACGCCTACATTCGCCGCAACTGGAGTTCTCCCACACTGGGCCTGCAGAATGCCTTCCCCTGGATACTCAATGCTGTGGAATGCCTGGATAAAAAGGATTACGCCGCACTGGAAAAAATCCTTCTGGAAGCCGTCTGGCGCAAACTGGATGAAGTAAGCAGTCGCCACAGTTTTGATTTTGAGGCAGTGGTCATTTACCTGCTGCGCTGGAACCTGGTGGCTCGCTGGACTGCCTATAATGGCGAACAGGCGATTACCCGCTTCAAGGAACTGACGGAATTGGCGCTGGGCGATTTTGCAGCACAGCTTCCGGGCTCTCCAGCCTGA
- a CDS encoding V-type ATP synthase subunit A, whose protein sequence is MSEQTSTDLMQQATARVVAVMGDIITIESIDSKGNTRPLVKNEVVYVLPSRRANENVEEQLMAEILRVRGNTADIQVYEETRGVAVGDLVIQTGKMLSVDLGPGILGQIYDGLQNPLERLAGLHGRFLQRGVQAESLDRTQSWAFTATAKIGDKLRAGETFGTVPEGRFTHKIMIPFDTEGEVEIVWIQEGNFSVDTVVARVKNERGEEIPLTMYQPWPVRKSISETLTKKGKTARHYPNSPLITTQRIVDTFFPIARGGTGCIPGPFGSGKTVLQHSFSRYCNADIVIVTACGERAGEVVETIEEFPHLQDPSTGGALIDRTVIICNTSSMPVAAREASIYTGLTLGEYYRQMGYNVLALADSTSRWAQAMRETSNRLEEIPGEEGFPAYMDSAIKGVYERCGVITNEEQEEGSLTMVGTVSPAGGNFEEPVTQATLGTVKTFLGLSYDRAYKRFYPAIDPLISWSRYLDQLSDWYSENLSSEWVSTVKEMQALLVRGDSINQMMQVTGEEGVTLEDYVTFQKSLFLDMVYLQQDAFDDVDSNCPMTRQKNSFELVTSLIHEKYQFDNKEVARDYFVKQTGLFKNLNYSHDGSPEYNSYMAKIQELRNQYSASALAA, encoded by the coding sequence ATGAGTGAACAAACAAGTACGGATCTGATGCAACAGGCAACGGCTCGAGTCGTTGCGGTAATGGGTGATATCATTACCATCGAAAGCATCGATAGCAAAGGCAATACCAGACCTCTGGTAAAGAACGAAGTGGTTTATGTTCTGCCCAGCCGTCGTGCCAACGAAAACGTTGAAGAGCAGCTGATGGCAGAGATTCTCCGGGTACGGGGTAACACCGCCGACATCCAGGTTTATGAAGAAACCCGGGGAGTGGCTGTTGGCGATCTGGTGATACAAACCGGAAAGATGCTTTCCGTGGACCTGGGCCCCGGTATTTTGGGTCAGATCTATGATGGACTGCAAAACCCACTGGAACGACTGGCTGGCCTCCACGGCCGCTTCCTGCAACGAGGCGTTCAGGCTGAGTCCCTGGATCGCACCCAGAGCTGGGCATTCACAGCCACGGCTAAAATTGGCGACAAGCTTCGCGCTGGCGAAACTTTTGGTACCGTACCAGAAGGCCGTTTCACCCATAAAATCATGATTCCATTCGACACCGAAGGTGAAGTGGAAATCGTCTGGATTCAGGAAGGCAACTTCTCTGTGGACACTGTGGTTGCAAGGGTTAAAAATGAGCGCGGTGAAGAAATTCCACTGACCATGTATCAGCCCTGGCCTGTTCGTAAGTCCATTTCTGAAACCCTGACCAAAAAAGGTAAGACTGCCCGTCATTACCCAAACAGTCCGCTGATCACTACCCAGCGCATCGTTGATACCTTTTTCCCCATTGCTCGGGGCGGAACCGGCTGTATCCCCGGACCTTTCGGCTCCGGTAAAACTGTACTCCAGCACTCCTTCTCCCGTTACTGCAACGCCGATATCGTTATTGTAACGGCCTGTGGTGAACGTGCCGGTGAGGTTGTGGAAACCATTGAAGAATTCCCGCACCTGCAGGATCCTTCCACTGGCGGAGCCCTCATCGACCGAACTGTTATTATCTGTAACACCTCCTCTATGCCGGTAGCGGCCCGTGAAGCCTCCATCTACACCGGTCTGACCCTGGGTGAATACTACCGTCAGATGGGCTACAACGTACTGGCCCTTGCAGATTCCACTTCCCGCTGGGCTCAGGCTATGCGTGAAACCTCCAACCGTCTGGAAGAGATTCCAGGGGAAGAAGGCTTCCCGGCTTACATGGACTCTGCCATCAAGGGCGTTTACGAACGCTGTGGCGTCATCACCAACGAAGAGCAGGAAGAAGGTTCCCTAACCATGGTGGGCACCGTCTCCCCCGCTGGCGGTAACTTTGAAGAGCCTGTCACCCAGGCCACCCTGGGTACGGTCAAAACCTTCCTGGGCCTTTCCTATGACCGGGCCTACAAGCGCTTCTATCCGGCCATTGACCCACTGATTTCCTGGTCCCGTTACCTGGATCAACTGTCTGACTGGTACAGTGAAAACCTGTCCTCAGAGTGGGTAAGTACCGTTAAGGAAATGCAAGCCTTACTGGTTCGCGGTGACAGCATCAACCAGATGATGCAGGTTACCGGTGAGGAGGGTGTCACCCTGGAAGACTATGTCACCTTCCAGAAATCCCTGTTCCTGGATATGGTGTATCTGCAGCAGGACGCCTTTGACGATGTTGATAGCAACTGTCCAATGACTCGCCAGAAGAACAGCTTTGAGCTGGTCACCAGCCTGATCCATGAGAAATACCAGTTCGACAACAAGGAGGTTGCCCGGGATTACTTCGTGAAGCAGACCGGTCTGTTCAAGAACCTGAACTACTCCCACGATGGCTCTCCCGAGTACAATAGCTATATGGCCAAAATTCAGGAATTAAGAAATCAATATAGCGCCAGCGCGCTTGCTGCTTAA
- the msrB gene encoding peptide-methionine (R)-S-oxide reductase MsrB: MMTVKKTDREWRRELTDEQYRVCRQKGTEAPFSGKYEPFDKDGLYCCACCNQVLFDSSAKFNAGCGWPSFWEAAASDALTYCEDDSLGMKRVEVLCSCCDAHLGHVFNDGPEPSGLRYCINSVAMNFSDNK, encoded by the coding sequence ATTATGACAGTCAAGAAAACAGACAGGGAGTGGCGTAGAGAGTTAACGGATGAGCAATACCGGGTTTGTCGGCAAAAAGGCACTGAAGCCCCCTTTTCCGGAAAGTATGAGCCATTTGATAAGGACGGTTTATACTGCTGTGCCTGTTGTAATCAGGTGCTTTTTGATTCTTCTGCCAAGTTCAATGCAGGTTGTGGCTGGCCCAGTTTTTGGGAGGCGGCTGCCAGCGATGCCTTAACCTACTGCGAAGATGACAGCTTGGGGATGAAGCGGGTTGAAGTGCTTTGCTCTTGCTGTGATGCCCATCTGGGGCATGTATTTAATGATGGGCCAGAGCCCTCAGGGTTAAGATATTGCATTAACTCAGTGGCAATGAATTTTTCTGACAACAAATAA
- a CDS encoding pyridoxal phosphate-dependent aminotransferase has product MIDVEKSLKLANVCYDIRGPVLREAKRLEEEGSKVIKLNTGNPAAFGFDAPEEIIQDMIRNLPRSQGYCDSKGLFSARKAIMQYCQQKQFPEVTLEDIFIGNGVSELVVMAMQGLLNNGDEMLIPAPDYPLWTAAVNLSGGRAVHYLKDEQSGWCPDINDIRSKITAKTRGIVVINPNNPTGAVYPEEILTQIIDIAREHHLIIFADEIYDKILYDGTRHTALASLTDDVLCITFNGLSKSYRAAGFRAGWMVASGPRHQAVDYMEGLEMLASMRLCANVPAQFAIQTALGGYQSINDLTLPGGRLCEQRNKAWEMLEQIPGVSCVKPKGALYVFPKLDRKRFSIKDDEQLILDLLLQEKVLLVQGRAFNWTTPDHLRIVTLPRVEDIEDIITRLERFLSKYRQ; this is encoded by the coding sequence ATGATCGATGTCGAGAAATCTCTGAAACTGGCTAATGTATGCTATGACATCCGGGGACCTGTCCTTCGTGAAGCCAAACGGCTTGAAGAAGAAGGTTCGAAAGTCATCAAGCTTAATACTGGCAATCCTGCTGCCTTTGGTTTTGATGCCCCGGAAGAGATCATTCAGGATATGATCAGAAACTTACCCCGGTCACAAGGTTATTGTGATTCCAAGGGACTGTTTTCAGCGCGCAAGGCCATTATGCAATACTGCCAGCAGAAGCAGTTTCCCGAAGTCACCCTCGAAGATATCTTTATTGGCAACGGTGTCAGTGAGCTTGTTGTTATGGCCATGCAGGGCCTGCTAAACAATGGCGACGAAATGCTCATACCCGCCCCGGACTACCCATTATGGACCGCTGCGGTTAACCTCTCAGGAGGAAGGGCTGTTCATTATCTCAAGGATGAACAATCTGGCTGGTGTCCTGACATTAACGATATCCGCAGCAAAATCACTGCAAAAACCCGCGGCATTGTGGTCATCAACCCAAACAACCCCACAGGTGCAGTTTATCCTGAGGAGATACTGACCCAAATTATTGACATCGCCCGGGAACACCACCTGATTATTTTCGCCGATGAAATCTATGACAAAATCCTCTACGACGGCACCCGGCATACCGCTCTGGCCTCGCTAACCGATGATGTACTCTGCATCACCTTTAATGGCTTATCAAAATCTTACCGCGCTGCCGGTTTTCGTGCAGGCTGGATGGTTGCCAGCGGCCCCCGTCACCAGGCAGTTGATTATATGGAAGGCCTGGAAATGCTGGCGTCTATGCGACTGTGCGCCAATGTTCCCGCCCAGTTTGCCATTCAAACAGCCCTTGGAGGCTACCAGAGCATTAATGACTTAACACTGCCTGGAGGACGGTTATGCGAGCAACGGAACAAAGCCTGGGAAATGCTTGAGCAGATACCGGGGGTCAGCTGTGTCAAACCTAAAGGCGCACTGTATGTCTTTCCTAAACTGGATCGAAAACGCTTTTCAATAAAAGACGATGAGCAACTGATACTGGATCTGTTATTACAGGAAAAGGTCTTGCTGGTTCAGGGACGGGCATTCAACTGGACCACCCCTGATCATTTGCGGATTGTTACCCTGCCACGGGTTGAAGATATCGAGGATATCATTACCCGCCTTGAGCGTTTTCTCAGCAAGTACAGGCAATAA